In Phragmites australis chromosome 24, lpPhrAust1.1, whole genome shotgun sequence, the following are encoded in one genomic region:
- the LOC133907160 gene encoding uncharacterized protein LOC133907160 codes for MPYSLTWYQPPTILFRCPNSRADPRRAALPRAPARRAAPPRALVLHPAAPTPPATMPGTPPASPKAGDDSASTATAAQVEELGLQQHFAKEKASATAAAAQRQAARDAALARALQAEEEAAAAAKDRDAAALRASEALARAAQERAAAASSDADCSSAPPAPTDLHSAMLLHEALALLNLHAQAVAVNNIRTHVPIVLDVDSGNFNRWRDQFMLTLGKFSLQDHVCCDPPVTVSLDWARMDCVVKSWIVGTLTDDLAEVISAQGSTARHAWLAVESQFLGNREARAIHLETKFRNFVQGDLSITDYCRRLKKMADDLTALSEVITDRTLVLNVIRGLNERFDHVGALLRRARPFPTFLEARDDLILEELTLENRKDAPATALAASTTSGPPNATPPSSGMGSSGAGGARSSNNRRSKRGGGGKGGNNGGGTAGQGQRPSAGA; via the coding sequence ATGCCATATTCACTTACATGGTATCAGCCGCCTACAATTCTTTTCCGCTGCCCTAACTCGCGCGCCGACCCTCGCCGTGCAgcgctcccgcgcgcgccggctcGCCGCGCAGCGCCTCCCCGCGCGCTGGTCCTCCACCCAGCAGCGCCCACCCCTCCAGCCACCATGCCTGGAACTCCCCCCGCCTCCCCCAAGGCTGGGGATGACTCGGCCTCCACTGCCACCGCCGCCCAGGTCGAGGAACTCGGCCTCCAGCAGCACTTCGCCAAGGAGAAGGCCAGCGcaacagccgccgccgcccagcgCCAGGCCGCGCGCGACGCCGCGCTGGCGCGCGCCCTGCAGGCCGAagaggaggccgccgccgctgccaaggACCGTGATGCCGCGGCTCTACGTGCCAGCGAGGCCCTGGCGCGCGCTGCCCAAGAGCGCGCGGCCGCTGCCTCCTCCGATGCAGACTGCTCCAGCGCTCCTCCGGCGCCCACCGACCTCCACTCCGCCATGTTACTTCACGAGGCCCTAGCCCTCCTGAACCTTCATGCACAAGCGGTCGCCGTCAACAACATCCGGACTCACGTCCCCATCGTCCTCGACGTCGACTCCGGTAACTTCAACCGATGGCGCGATCAGTTCATGCTGACCCTCGGGAAGTTCTCGCTCCAGGACCACGTCTGCTGTGACCCTCCGGTCACTGTCTCTCTGGACTGGGCGCGGATGGACTGCGTCGTCAAGTCCTGGATCGTCGGTACACTTACCGACGACCTCGCCGAAGTCATCTCTGCTCAGGGCTCCACTGCTCGGCATGCTTGGCTCGCCGTTGAATCCCAATTCCTCGGCAACCGAGAGGCGCGCGCCATCCACCTCGAGACGAAGTTTCGCAACTTCGTCCAAGGTGATCTCTCCATCACCGACTATTGCCGCCGCCTGAAGAAGATGGCCGACGACCTCACGGCCCTCAGCGAGGTCATCACAGATCGCACCCTTGTCCTCAATGTGATCCGTGGCCTCAATGAGCGTTTCGATCACGTCGGGGCGCTTCTTCGTCGCGCTCGGCCCTTTCCCACCTTCCTGGAGGCACGTGATGACCTCATCCTCGAGGAGCTCACCTTGGAGAACAGGAAGGACGCCCCTGCCACCGCTCTCGCTGCCTCCACCACGTCCGGCCCTCCAAACGCCACTCCACCGTCGTCTGGCATGGGCTCCAGCGGCGCTGGTGGCGCCCGGTCCTCCAACAACCGCCGTAGTaagcgcggcggcggtggcaaaGGGGGCAATAATGGTGGCGGCACTGCTGGCCAGGGCCAGCGCCCCTCAGCCGGCGcatag